One Bradyrhizobium sp. ISRA464 genomic window carries:
- a CDS encoding phospholipid carrier-dependent glycosyltransferase — MNIVSESHSVPRRSAARTAIIAAAIFAVAQAVLLLGITTPDKLYFDEVHYVPAARQMLLPDIQEPILNPMHPPLAKEIIALSIKVLGDGPLGWRYPATLFGALALVGVYLGALALFVSQGRALAAVLLAFFNQMLVVQSRIAMLDIFALAFSLFAIAAFIRGFRQQRPQIAFALAGLAAGLSTACKWSGLFVLATCIATVAAIRLMRGWRTRFADGNAEDWYRPDLWPDFRLHHFIACFVLIPSAVYFATFVPLYGLSFSDLVSAQRRIFADNTTSAIAGHTYMSSWPSWPFLVRPVWYLFDKMDDGRIEAIVFLGNPLILWPAPIALVVALRDWIIARRRDAFLVLAFYLGPYLAWALLPRTLGFIYYYLPAATTASFVLVYALTRKPAPRWLLWAFVAVGCAGFVAMLPITAAFIETSMATFNRLMLFQNWI, encoded by the coding sequence GTGAACATCGTATCCGAGTCACATTCCGTTCCGCGGCGTTCGGCTGCGCGCACGGCGATCATCGCGGCCGCGATCTTCGCCGTCGCCCAGGCCGTGCTGCTGCTCGGGATCACCACGCCGGACAAGCTCTATTTCGACGAGGTGCACTACGTGCCGGCGGCGCGGCAGATGCTCTTGCCTGATATCCAGGAGCCGATCCTCAACCCGATGCATCCGCCGCTCGCCAAGGAGATCATAGCACTCTCGATCAAGGTGCTGGGCGACGGGCCGTTGGGGTGGCGCTATCCCGCGACGCTGTTCGGCGCGCTTGCGCTGGTCGGTGTCTATCTCGGGGCGCTCGCGCTGTTCGTATCGCAGGGGCGCGCGCTCGCCGCCGTGCTGCTCGCTTTCTTCAACCAGATGCTGGTCGTGCAGTCGCGGATCGCGATGCTGGATATTTTCGCGCTGGCCTTCAGCCTGTTCGCGATCGCGGCCTTCATCCGTGGTTTCAGGCAGCAGCGGCCGCAGATTGCTTTCGCGCTGGCGGGGCTTGCCGCCGGTCTCTCGACTGCCTGCAAATGGAGCGGGCTGTTCGTGCTCGCGACCTGTATCGCGACGGTGGCGGCAATCCGCCTGATGCGGGGTTGGCGCACGCGCTTTGCCGACGGCAATGCCGAGGACTGGTACCGGCCGGATCTGTGGCCGGATTTCCGCCTCCATCACTTCATCGCCTGCTTCGTGCTGATCCCCTCGGCCGTCTATTTCGCGACCTTCGTGCCGCTGTATGGCCTCTCGTTCTCCGACCTCGTGTCGGCGCAGCGCCGCATCTTTGCCGACAACACGACCAGCGCAATCGCGGGCCATACCTACATGAGTTCCTGGCCGTCCTGGCCGTTCCTGGTGCGGCCGGTCTGGTATCTGTTCGACAAGATGGACGATGGCCGCATCGAGGCGATCGTCTTTCTCGGCAATCCTCTGATCCTCTGGCCGGCACCGATCGCGCTTGTCGTCGCGCTGCGCGACTGGATCATCGCGCGCAGGCGCGATGCGTTCCTGGTGCTGGCGTTTTATCTGGGCCCGTATCTCGCTTGGGCGCTGCTGCCGCGGACGCTCGGCTTCATCTATTACTATCTGCCCGCCGCGACCACGGCGAGCTTCGTGCTGGTCTATGCCTTGACGCGTAAGCCCGCGCCGCGCTGGCTGCTCTGGGCGTTCGTGGCCGTCGGATGCGCGGGGTTCGTCGCAATGCTGCCGATCACGGCCGCCTTCATCGAAACCTCGATGGCGACCTTCAATCGGCTGATGCTGTTCCAGAACTGGATCTGA
- a CDS encoding FecR family protein, producing the protein MHWRHGFFSILALGFAVALTARPVQAQTRVGEAAVVKNEVVRVAASSTTQINVGDALLRDEVVRTGLDSATRLVMADSTNLSLGPSATIKLDRTVFDDEHHYRDVAIRLTSGAFRFVTGHSDKAAYRITTPLATIGVRGTVLDILSQRGRTTVVLQEGASTVCTTSRQCLDLTQPGDTAIITSTGGRTTIQKTNNSPWTFAATCSKAAGLCSVTQYADATPVTPPVDDDPTGILCGR; encoded by the coding sequence ATGCATTGGCGTCACGGTTTTTTCTCAATTCTTGCGCTCGGTTTTGCTGTCGCGCTGACGGCACGCCCCGTCCAGGCGCAGACCCGTGTCGGCGAGGCGGCCGTCGTCAAGAACGAGGTCGTTCGCGTCGCCGCTTCATCGACGACGCAAATCAATGTCGGCGACGCCCTGCTCCGCGATGAAGTCGTTCGCACCGGTCTCGACAGCGCCACACGCCTGGTGATGGCCGACAGCACCAACCTCTCGCTCGGACCGAGCGCGACGATCAAGCTCGATCGCACCGTGTTCGACGACGAGCATCATTATCGCGACGTGGCGATCCGCCTGACATCGGGTGCATTCCGCTTCGTCACCGGCCATTCGGACAAGGCCGCCTACAGGATCACGACGCCGCTTGCGACCATCGGCGTTCGCGGCACCGTGCTCGACATCCTGTCGCAGCGCGGCAGGACCACCGTGGTGCTGCAGGAAGGCGCATCGACCGTTTGCACCACGAGCCGGCAGTGCCTCGACCTGACCCAGCCGGGCGATACCGCGATCATCACATCGACCGGCGGCCGCACGACGATTCAGAAGACCAACAATTCGCCCTGGACGTTTGCCGCGACCTGCAGCAAGGCGGCAGGCCTCTGCTCGGTCACGCAGTATGCGGATGCGACACCGGTGACCCCGCCGGTCGACGACGATCCCACCGGCATATTGTGCGGACGATGA
- a CDS encoding VOC family protein — translation MSKVSPCLWFDGEAEEAANFYVSLLPDSRIEAIQKNTIDGPAGKAGTVLVVEFTLAGQRFMALNGGMRMEYTHAISFSIDCVDQAEVDRLWGALLAGGGKEEQCGWLRGRFGVSWQIVPSALRNYIGGPDAAGAARAMQAMLGMIKLDVEGLRRAYEGKDAA, via the coding sequence ATGTCAAAAGTGTCCCCCTGCCTGTGGTTCGACGGCGAGGCCGAGGAGGCCGCGAATTTCTACGTCTCGCTGCTGCCGGACTCCCGCATCGAAGCGATTCAGAAGAACACGATCGACGGCCCGGCCGGCAAGGCCGGCACCGTGCTGGTGGTCGAGTTCACGCTCGCTGGCCAGCGTTTCATGGCGCTGAACGGTGGGATGAGGATGGAATACACCCACGCGATCTCGTTCTCGATCGACTGTGTCGATCAGGCCGAGGTCGACCGTCTCTGGGGCGCGCTGCTCGCCGGCGGCGGCAAGGAGGAGCAGTGCGGCTGGCTGCGCGGCCGCTTTGGCGTGTCCTGGCAGATCGTGCCATCAGCGCTTCGCAATTATATCGGCGGGCCCGACGCTGCGGGCGCCGCGCGTGCGATGCAGGCAATGCTCGGCATGATCAAGCTCGACGTCGAGGGCCTGCGCCGGGCTTATGAGGGTAAGGACGCGGCGTGA
- a CDS encoding VOC family protein, whose translation MAKMIFVNLPVSNLAHSTAFYEAIGATKNLQFSDDTASCMMISETIHVMLLTHDKFRQFTPKTISDAKTTSEVLICLSADGRDAVDDILTKAKAAGGSGDPGPKQDYGFMYGRSFEDPDGHIWEIMWMDVEAATKAQSAAATA comes from the coding sequence ATGGCCAAAATGATCTTTGTCAACCTGCCGGTCAGCAATCTTGCCCATTCCACCGCCTTCTACGAGGCGATCGGTGCGACCAAGAATCTGCAATTCTCTGACGACACCGCCTCCTGCATGATGATCTCCGAGACCATCCACGTCATGCTGTTGACGCATGATAAGTTCCGGCAGTTCACGCCGAAGACGATCTCGGACGCCAAGACCACGAGCGAAGTGCTGATCTGCCTCTCCGCCGACGGCCGCGATGCGGTCGACGACATCCTGACCAAGGCCAAGGCGGCCGGGGGCTCCGGCGATCCGGGGCCGAAGCAGGATTACGGCTTCATGTACGGCCGCAGCTTCGAGGATCCCGACGGTCACATCTGGGAAATAATGTGGATGGACGTCGAAGCCGCGACCAAGGCGCAGTCCGCCGCGGCCACGGCCTGA
- a CDS encoding alpha/beta fold hydrolase → MTQSDQSRRTVIKGIGAAAAAGVLGGAPAQAATAVPIEGEIWSSEYWAKKGDIPLWMFRKRIGAPKPGEPARPVVFFVHGSSVTWRAFDLTVPGKGEYSLLNTFARYGFDCWTMDHENYGKSGRTSGNADIASGVEDLKAAAEVVARETGQTRCHFVGESSGALRAGAYAMAAPERIDRLVFAAFTYKGEGSPTLAKRAEQLAYYRTHNMRKRDRDMIRSIATRDKPGTSDPAVIEALADVELQFGDQIPTGTYLDMTANLPVVHPEKVLAPVLLVRGEYDGIAAVPDLEEFFNKLPNGDRQFIILPGTAHSVALAINRELFWHVTRAFLTMPKPIVT, encoded by the coding sequence ATGACGCAGTCCGACCAATCGCGCCGCACCGTCATCAAGGGCATTGGCGCTGCCGCGGCAGCAGGAGTGCTCGGCGGGGCGCCGGCGCAGGCCGCAACCGCGGTTCCCATCGAAGGCGAGATCTGGAGCAGCGAATACTGGGCGAAGAAGGGCGACATCCCGCTGTGGATGTTCCGCAAGCGGATCGGCGCACCGAAACCAGGCGAGCCCGCGCGGCCGGTCGTGTTCTTCGTTCACGGCTCTTCAGTGACGTGGCGCGCATTCGACCTCACTGTACCGGGCAAGGGAGAGTATTCCCTGCTGAATACATTTGCGCGTTACGGCTTCGATTGCTGGACCATGGATCACGAGAACTACGGCAAGTCGGGCCGCACGTCCGGCAATGCGGACATTGCGAGTGGGGTCGAAGACCTGAAGGCTGCGGCGGAGGTGGTTGCCCGGGAGACTGGGCAAACGAGATGTCACTTCGTCGGCGAATCTTCCGGCGCGCTCCGTGCCGGCGCCTATGCGATGGCGGCGCCCGAGCGGATCGACCGGTTGGTGTTCGCCGCCTTCACCTACAAGGGCGAGGGCTCGCCGACGCTGGCGAAACGCGCCGAGCAGCTCGCCTACTATCGCACCCACAACATGCGCAAGCGCGACCGCGACATGATCCGCTCGATCGCCACCCGCGACAAGCCGGGCACGTCGGATCCCGCAGTGATCGAGGCGCTGGCTGACGTCGAGCTGCAGTTCGGCGACCAGATCCCGACCGGAACCTATCTCGACATGACCGCCAACCTGCCGGTGGTGCATCCGGAGAAGGTGCTCGCGCCGGTGCTGCTGGTCCGCGGCGAATATGACGGCATCGCCGCCGTCCCCGATCTCGAGGAGTTCTTCAACAAGCTGCCGAACGGCGACCGGCAGTTCATCATTCTGCCCGGCACCGCGCATTCGGTCGCGCTCGCGATCAATCGGGAGCTGTTCTGGCACGTGACACGGGCCTTCCTGACCATGCCGAAGCCGATCGTCACCTGA
- a CDS encoding amidohydrolase family protein, with amino-acid sequence MSSNLTEEELAALMPSELCQYQTPIPTQIVSSDEFYPDPQNERQREVEARLLAMADDLGGKHGLDRRRFFQTAAGMAASFVAMNQVYGPLFDVTSAEAATPAMAQERANGLKDQFIMDMHTHFLRDDTRIMGFVEMRKAVGKAGWNKELSDHEQTIEDLKFNNYRKEVFLDSDTKIALISSAPSDIEQDWFLTNEQMADARKKINDEAGTRRVFCHAIFTPGQPGWLDKLDAALALKPESCKGYTIGDNTHKDISRYPWRMDDEKVAYKGYEKMVKAGIRNVCIHKGLFPPGIEKQYPNLRGFADVADVGQAAKDWPQLNFVIYHSAYRHVGGDPRVALAEFERTGRIAWTSDLADIPEQYGVSNVYGDVGQLFATTLVAEPNVCAALMGTLIKGLGVEHVCWGTDALWTGAPQWQIEGLRRLEIPEMMQKKFGYAPLGPADGPVKSAIFGDNNARLYGIQPKRAMLDLNGDRFAMMKARYEKAGPEPSNRRYGYVVPNGPIDHTVFA; translated from the coding sequence ATGAGCAGCAATCTGACCGAAGAAGAACTTGCCGCCTTGATGCCCTCCGAGCTGTGTCAGTACCAGACGCCGATCCCGACGCAGATCGTCTCCAGCGACGAATTCTATCCCGATCCGCAGAATGAGCGGCAGCGCGAGGTCGAGGCCCGGCTGCTCGCGATGGCCGACGATCTCGGCGGCAAGCATGGCCTCGACCGCCGCAGGTTCTTCCAGACCGCGGCCGGCATGGCCGCCTCCTTCGTCGCAATGAACCAGGTCTACGGCCCGCTGTTCGACGTGACATCGGCGGAGGCCGCAACGCCCGCGATGGCGCAGGAACGCGCTAACGGGCTGAAAGACCAGTTCATCATGGACATGCACACGCATTTCCTGCGCGATGACACCCGCATCATGGGCTTCGTCGAAATGCGCAAGGCTGTCGGCAAGGCCGGCTGGAACAAGGAGCTCAGCGATCACGAGCAGACCATCGAGGATCTGAAGTTCAACAACTACAGGAAGGAGGTGTTTCTCGATTCCGACACCAAGATCGCGCTGATCTCATCGGCGCCGTCGGATATCGAGCAGGACTGGTTCCTGACCAATGAGCAGATGGCCGACGCCCGCAAGAAGATCAACGACGAGGCCGGCACGCGGCGCGTGTTTTGTCACGCGATCTTCACGCCCGGCCAGCCCGGCTGGCTCGACAAGCTCGACGCTGCGCTGGCGCTCAAACCGGAGTCCTGCAAGGGCTACACGATCGGCGATAATACGCACAAGGACATCAGCCGCTATCCCTGGCGGATGGACGACGAGAAGGTCGCCTACAAGGGCTATGAGAAGATGGTGAAGGCGGGCATCAGGAATGTCTGCATCCACAAGGGCCTGTTTCCGCCCGGGATCGAGAAGCAGTATCCGAACCTGCGGGGCTTTGCCGACGTCGCCGATGTCGGCCAGGCGGCCAAGGACTGGCCGCAGCTCAACTTCGTGATCTATCACTCGGCCTATCGCCATGTCGGCGGCGATCCCAGGGTGGCGCTCGCCGAGTTCGAACGCACTGGCCGCATCGCCTGGACCAGCGACCTCGCCGACATCCCCGAGCAATACGGCGTCAGCAATGTCTACGGCGACGTCGGGCAATTGTTCGCGACCACGCTGGTCGCCGAGCCCAATGTCTGCGCCGCGCTGATGGGCACGCTGATCAAGGGGCTCGGCGTCGAGCACGTCTGCTGGGGCACCGATGCGCTGTGGACCGGCGCGCCGCAATGGCAGATCGAGGGGCTGCGGCGGCTGGAAATCCCCGAAATGATGCAGAAGAAGTTCGGTTATGCGCCGCTCGGCCCCGCCGACGGCCCGGTGAAATCAGCGATCTTCGGCGACAACAATGCGCGGCTCTACGGTATCCAGCCGAAACGCGCGATGCTGGATCTGAACGGCGATCGCTTCGCCATGATGAAGGCGAGGTACGAAAAGGCCGGACCCGAGCCGTCCAACAGGCGCTACGGCTATGTCGTGCCGAACGGCCCGATCGATCACACCGTGTTTGCGTAG
- a CDS encoding enoyl-CoA hydratase-related protein: protein MTLVRYESADHVATITMDRLSSQNALNNALCDELRETWRRFRDSDDRVAVLASAEEKYFCVGADVRDFPANMWQAVPGLGVELDKPVIAATSGWVVGGGFVLVQMADICVASETTRFIYPEAKIGTTGGGVSSVLARMPHKIAMEFLLIGEELSVERAYQIGFVNRIAPKGQHVAMAQEMAAKIAGNAPLVVQTLKKLARDAMPKGPLETVAEVRRMLDAIKDSEDLKEGAKAFGEKRKPNFTGR, encoded by the coding sequence ATGACGCTCGTCCGCTACGAGAGCGCCGACCACGTCGCGACCATCACGATGGACCGCCTCTCGTCGCAGAACGCGCTCAACAACGCGCTGTGCGACGAACTGCGCGAGACATGGCGGCGCTTCCGCGACAGCGATGATCGCGTCGCAGTGCTGGCCTCGGCCGAGGAGAAATACTTCTGCGTCGGCGCCGATGTCAGGGACTTTCCCGCCAATATGTGGCAGGCGGTGCCCGGCCTCGGCGTCGAGCTCGACAAGCCGGTGATCGCGGCGACCTCAGGCTGGGTCGTCGGTGGTGGCTTCGTGCTGGTCCAGATGGCCGACATCTGCGTCGCCTCGGAGACTACGCGATTCATCTATCCGGAGGCGAAGATCGGCACGACAGGCGGCGGCGTCTCCTCGGTGCTGGCGCGTATGCCGCACAAGATCGCGATGGAGTTCCTGCTGATCGGCGAGGAGCTCTCGGTCGAGCGCGCCTACCAGATCGGCTTCGTCAACCGGATCGCGCCGAAGGGGCAGCACGTCGCGATGGCGCAGGAGATGGCGGCCAAGATCGCCGGCAACGCGCCGCTGGTCGTGCAGACGCTGAAGAAGCTCGCCCGCGATGCGATGCCCAAGGGGCCGCTGGAGACGGTCGCCGAGGTGCGCCGGATGCTCGATGCCATCAAGGACAGCGAAGACCTGAAGGAAGGCGCGAAAGCGTTCGGCGAGAAGCGCAAGCCGAATTTTACGGGGAGATAG
- a CDS encoding cupin domain-containing protein produces the protein MSGSHDHTHSHDHHHHDDERWKHDGVRVIPGNQLDPNVPSTAGMDRKAAINFARVGAQKLWAGTVSIKPDAKTGAHHHGHLESIIYVVKGKARMRWGEKLQFTAEAGPGDFIFVPPYVPHQEINASRDEVLECVLVRSDGEAVAINLDIEPVEKPETVLWVDPVHRHPDEKK, from the coding sequence ATGAGCGGTTCCCACGATCACACCCATTCCCACGACCATCACCATCACGACGACGAGCGCTGGAAGCACGATGGCGTGCGCGTGATTCCCGGCAATCAGCTTGATCCGAACGTGCCGTCGACCGCGGGCATGGACCGCAAGGCCGCGATCAATTTTGCTCGAGTCGGCGCGCAAAAACTGTGGGCGGGCACCGTCAGCATCAAGCCGGACGCCAAGACCGGCGCGCATCATCACGGCCATCTCGAGAGCATCATCTATGTCGTGAAGGGCAAGGCGCGGATGCGCTGGGGCGAGAAGCTGCAGTTCACCGCGGAAGCCGGTCCCGGCGATTTCATCTTCGTTCCGCCCTACGTGCCGCACCAGGAGATCAACGCCAGCCGCGACGAGGTGCTGGAGTGCGTGCTGGTGCGATCCGACGGCGAGGCGGTCGCGATCAATCTCGATATCGAGCCGGTTGAAAAGCCGGAGACGGTGCTGTGGGTCGATCCCGTGCACCGGCATCCCGACGAAAAGAAATAA
- a CDS encoding D-2-hydroxyacid dehydrogenase family protein, with protein sequence MKITILDDYFDTLRTLDCFRKLDGYDVKIWNDHVQDVDALVERLRDTDVLVLIRERTQIRTPLLERLPKLKLISQRSVYPHIDIETCTRLGIIVSSSQHADTPSYATAEFTWGLILAAMRAIPQQMAALKAGKWQVGVGHTLRGKTLGIYGYGRIGAVVAGYGKAFGMNVLVRAREAALAKARADGHETSASKADFFARCDVLSLHMRLVDATRGIVKAEDLARMKPTALIVNTSRAPLIEPGALVDALRAGRPGMAAIDVYEKEPLRDTSDPLLNMDNVVCTPHLGYVSRDEYEIQFTDIFDQIVAYAAGTPTNVVNPDVLVKPRPRA encoded by the coding sequence GTGAAGATCACGATCCTCGATGATTATTTCGACACGCTGCGCACCCTCGATTGCTTCCGCAAGCTCGACGGTTACGACGTCAAGATCTGGAACGACCACGTCCAGGACGTCGACGCGCTCGTCGAGCGGCTGCGCGACACCGACGTGCTGGTGTTGATCCGCGAGCGAACGCAGATCCGCACGCCCTTGCTCGAACGCCTGCCGAAGCTGAAGCTGATCAGCCAGCGCAGCGTCTACCCGCATATCGACATCGAGACCTGCACGCGGCTCGGCATCATCGTCTCGTCGAGCCAGCACGCCGATACGCCGTCCTACGCCACCGCCGAGTTCACCTGGGGCCTGATCCTTGCGGCGATGCGCGCGATCCCGCAGCAGATGGCCGCGCTGAAAGCCGGCAAATGGCAGGTCGGCGTCGGCCACACCCTGCGCGGCAAGACGCTCGGCATCTACGGCTACGGTCGCATCGGCGCCGTGGTGGCGGGCTATGGCAAGGCTTTCGGCATGAACGTGCTGGTCCGGGCGCGCGAGGCGGCGCTGGCGAAGGCGCGCGCCGACGGCCACGAGACATCAGCCAGCAAGGCCGACTTCTTCGCGCGCTGCGACGTGCTGTCGCTGCATATGCGCCTGGTCGACGCCACCCGCGGCATCGTCAAGGCGGAGGATCTCGCGCGCATGAAGCCGACGGCGCTGATCGTCAACACCAGCCGCGCGCCGCTGATCGAGCCGGGGGCGCTGGTCGATGCGCTGCGCGCGGGGCGGCCCGGCATGGCCGCGATCGATGTCTACGAGAAGGAGCCGCTGCGCGACACCTCCGATCCGCTGTTGAACATGGACAACGTGGTCTGCACGCCGCATCTCGGCTACGTCTCGCGCGACGAGTACGAGATCCAGTTCACCGATATCTTCGATCAGATCGTGGCCTATGCCGCGGGCACGCCGACCAACGTGGTCAATCCGGATGTGCTCGTAAAGCCGCGCCCGCGAGCCTGA
- a CDS encoding FKBP-type peptidyl-prolyl cis-trans isomerase, translated as MRSSRRTIIRTAFAAAAAAISSPVVISTATAQTAGKPMTTPSGLQIIDSKVGTGASPKPGQICVMHYTGWLYENGQKGKKFDSSVDRNEPFEFPIGQGRVIKGWDEGVATMKVGGKRTLIIPPNLGYGARGAGGVIPPNATLMFDVELLGVK; from the coding sequence ATGCGATCGTCACGACGCACCATCATCAGGACCGCATTCGCTGCCGCGGCGGCGGCGATCTCCTCGCCCGTTGTCATCAGCACGGCAACGGCCCAAACCGCAGGAAAGCCCATGACCACGCCCTCAGGCCTCCAGATCATCGACAGCAAGGTCGGCACCGGCGCCTCGCCGAAGCCCGGCCAGATCTGCGTCATGCACTACACCGGCTGGCTTTATGAGAACGGCCAGAAAGGGAAGAAATTCGACTCCTCCGTCGACCGCAACGAGCCGTTCGAGTTTCCGATCGGGCAGGGTCGTGTGATCAAGGGCTGGGACGAGGGTGTCGCCACCATGAAGGTGGGCGGCAAGCGCACGTTGATCATCCCGCCCAATCTCGGCTACGGCGCGCGCGGTGCCGGCGGCGTGATCCCGCCGAACGCGACGCTGATGTTCGACGTCGAACTGCTGGGCGTGAAATAG
- the ggt gene encoding gamma-glutamyltransferase, translating to MRNFHFAGRSTVHAQNAMVATSHPEAAIAAIEVMREGGTAADAAVAACALLGVIEPQSTGIGGDCFALFQPRGEGRIVAYNGSGRAPMAATVDWYLERNIRSVPLTSAHAVSIPGAVDAWDVILRDHGKFGFDRLLQPAIKAAEEGYVVAPRVAFDWKNGFEKLKNGINTERYLLPYGKPAVAGDVIRQPELGKTLRAIAQKGRDAFYSGEIAADMVDTLRRIGGLHTLEDFAAHATETTSPIGTMYKGYDVWQCPPNGPGITMLVMLNILSRFDLTKFKPLSVERFHLEAEAARIAYMMREQHIADPQHVHVDVAGILAREFADEHIKNIRMDRLLDLPNVAPPMNPSTVYITVVDKDRNVCSFINSIAHSFGSAIVSDKTGILLQNRAGGFRIQPGHPNCIAPGKRPLHTIIPSLATKNGRAVMPFGVMGGQYQPVGQTHVLTNILDYGCDVQEAIDMPRGLHYEGVYQLEDSVPAEIVEGLKKIGHKTTSVVPPLGGGQAIWIDWDKGTLTGGSDPRKDGCALGY from the coding sequence ATGAGGAATTTCCATTTCGCCGGCCGTTCCACGGTCCATGCCCAGAACGCGATGGTGGCGACGTCGCACCCGGAAGCGGCGATCGCGGCCATCGAGGTCATGCGCGAGGGCGGCACGGCTGCCGACGCGGCGGTTGCGGCCTGTGCGCTACTCGGCGTCATCGAACCGCAATCGACCGGCATCGGCGGCGATTGCTTCGCGCTGTTTCAACCGAGGGGCGAGGGCAGGATCGTTGCCTATAACGGCTCCGGCCGCGCGCCGATGGCGGCGACCGTCGATTGGTATCTCGAGCGCAACATTCGCTCGGTGCCGTTGACCTCGGCCCATGCCGTCAGCATTCCCGGCGCGGTCGATGCCTGGGACGTAATCTTGAGGGACCATGGCAAGTTCGGCTTCGACCGGCTGCTGCAGCCGGCCATCAAGGCCGCCGAAGAGGGCTACGTCGTCGCGCCGCGCGTCGCCTTCGACTGGAAGAACGGGTTCGAGAAGCTGAAGAACGGCATCAATACCGAGCGCTACCTGTTGCCGTACGGCAAGCCCGCGGTGGCCGGCGACGTGATCCGCCAGCCCGAGCTCGGCAAGACGCTGCGCGCGATCGCGCAAAAGGGTCGCGACGCCTTCTATAGCGGCGAGATCGCCGCCGACATGGTCGATACGCTGCGCAGAATCGGCGGCCTGCATACGCTGGAGGATTTCGCCGCGCACGCGACCGAGACGACCTCGCCGATCGGCACGATGTACAAGGGCTACGACGTCTGGCAATGCCCGCCGAACGGTCCGGGCATCACCATGCTGGTGATGCTGAACATTCTCTCGCGCTTCGACCTGACGAAGTTCAAGCCGCTCAGCGTCGAGCGCTTCCATCTCGAGGCGGAAGCCGCGCGCATCGCCTACATGATGCGCGAGCAGCATATCGCCGATCCCCAGCATGTGCATGTCGACGTCGCCGGAATCCTGGCCAGGGAATTCGCCGACGAGCACATCAAGAACATCCGGATGGACCGGCTGCTCGACCTGCCCAACGTCGCGCCGCCGATGAATCCGTCGACGGTCTACATCACGGTGGTCGACAAGGACCGCAACGTGTGTTCGTTCATCAACTCGATCGCACATTCCTTCGGTTCGGCGATCGTCTCCGACAAGACCGGCATCCTGTTGCAGAACCGCGCCGGCGGTTTCCGGATCCAGCCCGGCCACCCGAACTGCATCGCGCCGGGCAAGCGTCCGCTACACACCATCATCCCGTCGCTTGCGACGAAGAACGGCCGGGCCGTGATGCCGTTCGGCGTGATGGGCGGGCAGTATCAGCCGGTTGGCCAGACCCACGTTTTGACCAACATCCTCGACTATGGCTGCGACGTGCAGGAGGCGATCGACATGCCGCGCGGCCTGCACTACGAGGGCGTCTATCAACTCGAGGACAGCGTGCCGGCGGAGATTGTCGAAGGATTGAAGAAGATCGGCCACAAGACCACCAGCGTGGTTCCGCCGCTTGGCGGCGGCCAGGCGATCTGGATCGATTGGGACAAAGGCACGCTGACCGGCGGCTCCGATCCGCGCAAGGACGGTTGCGCGCTCGGCTACTGA
- a CDS encoding rhodanese-related sulfurtransferase, with amino-acid sequence MPLKVAAFYQFAALPDFRALREPLRALCAGLDLKGSVLLAHEGINGTIAGAADGIDGFVAELRHGPLFGGLLDNLELKFSDAAQMPFQRLKVRLKKEIVTLGDATVDPTRQAGTYVDAADWNALIACPDILLLDTRNAFEVAMGTFEGAVDPKIASFGEFKDFAACQLDPAKHRKIAMFCTGGIRCEKASAYLLAQGFAEVYHLKGGILKYLEAMPEQHSRWRGECFVFDERVTLGHGLRERRSEGAPHE; translated from the coding sequence ATGCCCCTCAAGGTCGCCGCCTTCTACCAGTTCGCTGCGCTGCCCGATTTCCGCGCGCTGCGCGAACCCCTGCGCGCACTCTGCGCCGGCCTCGATCTCAAGGGCAGCGTGCTGCTGGCGCATGAGGGCATCAATGGCACCATCGCCGGCGCCGCCGACGGCATCGATGGCTTTGTCGCGGAGCTGCGGCATGGTCCGCTGTTCGGCGGCCTCCTCGACAATCTCGAACTGAAATTTTCGGACGCCGCACAGATGCCGTTCCAGCGGCTGAAGGTCCGGCTCAAGAAGGAGATCGTGACACTCGGCGACGCCACGGTCGACCCGACGCGGCAGGCCGGCACCTATGTCGACGCCGCCGACTGGAATGCACTGATCGCTTGTCCCGACATACTGCTGCTCGACACCCGCAACGCCTTCGAGGTCGCGATGGGCACCTTCGAGGGTGCGGTGGATCCCAAGATCGCAAGCTTCGGAGAGTTCAAGGACTTTGCGGCGTGCCAGCTCGATCCCGCGAAGCACCGCAAGATCGCGATGTTCTGCACCGGCGGCATCCGCTGCGAGAAGGCGAGCGCGTATCTGCTCGCGCAAGGCTTTGCCGAGGTCTATCACCTCAAGGGCGGAATTCTAAAATATCTCGAGGCAATGCCGGAGCAGCATAGCCGCTGGCGCGGCGAATGCTTCGTGTTCGACGAACGCGTCACGCTCGGCCACGGCTTGCGCGAGCGCAGATCCGAAGGCGCGCCCCATGAATGA